Proteins encoded within one genomic window of Bacillus sp. F19:
- a CDS encoding DUF4395 domain-containing protein, whose amino-acid sequence MNTIPKPLVLTNQWFIVLSVACTWITGSGWILLIPLIAGLMGLLFKFNPIMKTAKLFLRKKPSEYIPEDFEQQQFNQMIAVICLSLGFLGYMMNWMTLGYIFTAMVALAAFVAILGFCAGCFIRFQWQQYRYRRHSKQS is encoded by the coding sequence GTGAATACCATTCCTAAACCTCTTGTGTTAACGAATCAATGGTTTATTGTTTTATCCGTAGCATGCACCTGGATAACAGGATCCGGCTGGATTCTTCTTATACCTCTAATAGCAGGATTAATGGGGCTTCTTTTTAAATTTAATCCCATTATGAAGACAGCAAAGCTCTTTTTAAGAAAAAAGCCTTCGGAGTACATTCCCGAGGATTTCGAACAGCAGCAGTTCAATCAGATGATTGCAGTTATCTGTCTTAGTCTTGGTTTTCTTGGTTATATGATGAACTGGATGACTCTGGGGTATATCTTTACCGCTATGGTCGCGCTTGCTGCATTCGTTGCTATATTAGGCTTTTGTGCTGGCTGCTTTATTCGTTTTCAGTGGCAGCAATACCGATACCGCAGACATTCTAAGCAGTCATAA